Sequence from the Gemmatimonas sp. genome:
AGGGGAGTTCTAGCTTTCCACGGCTAGATACTTTTCCGTTACCTCAGCGCGATCGAGATGCAATCACTGTGGAGCGCAGTCCAGCGCGGATACCTGCAAGTCATCGCCCCTGTGGCCGACTGGCTGGTGGCAAAGCGCGTGCGCCCCAATACGATCACCACCATCGGCACGATCTGTACCTGTACCGCCGGTGTGATTTTCGCTTCGGGGCACATCAGCGCCGGTGGTTGGTTTCTCGGACTCACGGCGCTTTTTGATGTCCTTGACGGCAACGTCGCCCGTCGCACGGGTCAGAGCACCGTGTTCGGCGCCTTCTATGATTCTACACTCGATCGCGTGGCTGATGGCTTCCTGCTCGGAGGCCTCCTGGTCTTTTACGCGACCCACCCGGTGCACGCCAGCCAGGTCATGGTTATGGTCACGCTGGCTGCACTGATCGCCACCTTCCTCACGTCGTACACGCGTGCCAGGGCCGAAGGGCTCGGCCTCGATGCGAAGGTGGGTATGCTGCAGCGCGCGGAGCGCATCACGCTGCTCTCTGCTCCGCAGGCCTTCTTTGGCCTGGCGCTCAACGGGTGGATTCTCGCCGGTATCGTCAGTTTGTTGGCGGTCACGGCGTGGATCACCGTATTCCAGCGCATCAACTTCGTGTATCGCACGACCACTTCCCCTGGAGAATAAACGCAGTGTCCGATTCGAATCTCGGTAACGTCGCGGCCCCAGCCCCGGCAACGGGAAAGCTCGCCATATTCACGCCCGGTCTCGGCGCTGTGGCGACCACGTTCATTGCCGGTGTCGAGCGCGTGCGCCGCGGACTCTCGGTGCCCATCGGCTCGCTCTCGCAGATGGCGACGATTCGCCTCGGCAAGCGCACCGACGGCCGCAGCCCGTTGATCAAGGATTTTGTGTCGCTGGCCAAGCTCGACGACATCGTGTTCGGCGCCTGGGATCCCATTCCGGACAACGCCTACGAGTCGGCCGTCAACGCCGGCGTACTTGAACAGGCCGACATCGAACCGATCGCCGATTTCCTCAAGAGCATCAAGCCGATGCCGGCCGTGTTCGAGAGCCGGTATGTCACCCGGATTACGCGGGCGACCAACGTGAAGTCGGGCAAGAACAAGCGCGACCTCGCCGACCAGATTCGCGCCGACATCCGCAACCTCATGCAGAGCTCCGGCGCCTCGCGCGGCGTGATGGTGTGGACCGGCTCGACCGAGACGTACATCACGCCCGGCCCGCAGCACCAGACGATCGAAGCGTTCGAAAAGGCGATGGAAGAGAACGACGATTCGATCGCGCCCAGCATGCTGTACGCCTATGCCGCCATCATGGAAGGCATTCCGTATTGCAACGGTGCCCCGAATCTCTCCGCCGACTTTCCGGCGTTGCTCGACCTCGCCATCGCGAAGGGCGTGCCGGTCTCCGGTAAAGACTTCAAGACCGGTCAGACGTGGATGAAGACCATCATCGCGCCGGGCCTCAAGGCGCGTATGCTCGGTCTCGAAGGGTGGTACTCCACCAACATTCTCGGCAATCGCGACGGCGAAGTGCTCGACGATCCCGCGTCGTTCAAGACCAAGGAAGCGTCGAAGCTCTCCGTGTTGCACACGATCCTGCAGCCCGAAGTGTACCCGGAGCTGTACAAGGATTTCTCGCACGTCGTGCGCATCAACTACTACCCGCCGCGCGGCGACAACAAGGAAGGCTGGGACAACATCGACATCAAGGGGTGGCTCGGCTACCCGATGCAGATCAAGATCAACTTCCTGTGCCGCGATTCCATCCTCGCCGCGCCGATGGTGCTCGACCTCGCGCTGTTCTCCGACTTCGCGATGCGTGCCGGCATGAAGGGCATTCAGGAATGGTTAAGCTTCTATTACAAAGCGCCACAGACGGCACCTGGGCTCCAGCCGGAACACGATCTTTTCATCCAGCAGACGAAGCTGAAGAACACGCTGCGTCACCTCATGGGTGAAGAGCAGATCACGCACCTCGGGCTGGAATACTATCAATGATCGCAGAGCGCACGCGTCGTCTCCGTCGCGTGGTGGCACTCGCCGCAGCTGGCCTGGTCCTGTCCGGCTGCGGGGGCGGGGGCAGTCCACCACCCACGAATGAACTCCGTTTCAAGACGGAGGACTTTGTCATTCGGGTGTCACCCGAGACCAAGCCGACGCGCGCGCTCGAGCCGATTTATTGGCGCGTGATGGTGCACGATGTGAAAAGCGGCCTCCCGATCCAGGGCGGCGAAGGGCGCATCTTCGGCACCAACCGCGATCGAAAAACCGTCTCCAACGGCCTCGCGGCGACCGAGGAGCTGGGGACGTACCGCAGCAATCTGATGTTCGTCACGGCCGGCATGTGGGCGATGGCGATTCAGTTTCGCCTCGACTCCACGAAGGTGCTCCAAAAGACGCCCGACTGGACGCAGGATATCATGGCCGGTGAGGAGCCGGGCGATTTCTCCCCGCCTGCCTCATCGCGCCCGCCCGAACCACCACCGCGTGCAAAGGACAGCGCGCGCAAGGAACCCTGAGCTATGCGGCACTTTTATCGGACCTCGCTGACACCCGACACGGTGCTGGCGTCGGCCGATCGCTTCTTCGCAGCGCTCGGGCTTTCCCGTGGTACCGTTGCCGCCCGCTCGCGCAGCTTCAGCGGTTCGCTTGGCACTCTCACGCTCTCCGTGAAGATGGAAGGCGGACATTACACGTTCGTCGAAGTGCATACCGATCAGGTTGGTGAAAGCCGACTTGACAAGAACGTGAAGCGGTTCTTCAACGCTGTCCATCGCACCGCAGATCCGCGACACACCATCGAGGCCGGGTACTGATGGCCAAGGCGCGCACCGGCCGCGTATCTCCGGCAGTCGAAGCGCGTCCCAGCGACGCGCTCTCGCGTGAGCGCAAGCTCGACCTGTACTACTGGATGAAGCTCACGCGGCAGCTCGAAGAGCGCCTCGTCAATCTGTATCGGCAAACCAAGGTGGTCGGCGGACTCTTTCGTTCGCTGGGCCAGGAAGCCGACGCGGTCGGTAGTTGTTTCGCGCTCGAGCAACGTGACGTGATGTCACCGCTCATTCGCAACTTGGGCGCGATGCTGGTCAAAGGCGCGACACCCGTCGAAGTGCTCAAGCAGTACATG
This genomic interval carries:
- a CDS encoding CDP-alcohol phosphatidyltransferase family protein, with amino-acid sequence MQSLWSAVQRGYLQVIAPVADWLVAKRVRPNTITTIGTICTCTAGVIFASGHISAGGWFLGLTALFDVLDGNVARRTGQSTVFGAFYDSTLDRVADGFLLGGLLVFYATHPVHASQVMVMVTLAALIATFLTSYTRARAEGLGLDAKVGMLQRAERITLLSAPQAFFGLALNGWILAGIVSLLAVTAWITVFQRINFVYRTTTSPGE
- a CDS encoding inositol-3-phosphate synthase — translated: MSDSNLGNVAAPAPATGKLAIFTPGLGAVATTFIAGVERVRRGLSVPIGSLSQMATIRLGKRTDGRSPLIKDFVSLAKLDDIVFGAWDPIPDNAYESAVNAGVLEQADIEPIADFLKSIKPMPAVFESRYVTRITRATNVKSGKNKRDLADQIRADIRNLMQSSGASRGVMVWTGSTETYITPGPQHQTIEAFEKAMEENDDSIAPSMLYAYAAIMEGIPYCNGAPNLSADFPALLDLAIAKGVPVSGKDFKTGQTWMKTIIAPGLKARMLGLEGWYSTNILGNRDGEVLDDPASFKTKEASKLSVLHTILQPEVYPELYKDFSHVVRINYYPPRGDNKEGWDNIDIKGWLGYPMQIKINFLCRDSILAAPMVLDLALFSDFAMRAGMKGIQEWLSFYYKAPQTAPGLQPEHDLFIQQTKLKNTLRHLMGEEQITHLGLEYYQ